A portion of the uncultured Bacteroides sp. genome contains these proteins:
- a CDS encoding FecR domain-containing protein gives MRKSKKKGIRVLDYIVDLIDRYEKGKANDTERRALDTWAPDTETITENAPNKKILTELNAKVWHGLVRQYHLENNKQREKSPVVRQIWHTYRRYAAIAAVFLIAGSASWLIYNHSNDIDNKTMIADARKAWTTDGTHRTTFTLPDGTVVQVNADTRFEIAEATFNKEKREVWLEGEAFFEVAKNPEKPFIIHTGNMQTIVRGTSFNVKAYDKLGENVVTVRNGRVEIAENGQTLAVLTANRQLKYHCADSHTEITDVDWRDAAGWMEGRLVLNGVGIEELKLRLRQQFGVEVTIEQHALDGKYLQGAFGAGCSLTEVMNTISAIYNIHYTNDGSRIIITP, from the coding sequence ATGAGAAAAAGTAAGAAGAAAGGAATAAGAGTGCTGGATTATATAGTCGATTTGATAGATCGCTATGAGAAAGGGAAGGCAAACGATACGGAACGCCGTGCGCTCGACACGTGGGCACCCGATACAGAGACAATCACTGAAAATGCACCGAACAAAAAAATACTCACGGAACTTAATGCAAAGGTATGGCATGGATTGGTCAGGCAATATCATTTGGAGAATAATAAGCAGAGAGAGAAATCACCGGTTGTCCGTCAGATATGGCATACATACCGTCGGTATGCCGCTATTGCCGCAGTCTTTTTAATTGCAGGTAGTGCCTCATGGCTAATATATAATCACAGCAATGACATTGATAATAAAACCATGATAGCCGATGCCCGCAAGGCATGGACGACGGATGGCACACACCGAACTACGTTCACCCTTCCTGACGGAACCGTTGTGCAGGTAAATGCCGATACTCGTTTTGAGATAGCAGAAGCAACTTTTAACAAGGAAAAGCGCGAAGTATGGCTCGAAGGGGAAGCTTTTTTCGAAGTAGCCAAAAATCCTGAAAAACCATTCATTATCCATACGGGTAATATGCAGACCATCGTACGAGGAACGTCCTTCAATGTAAAAGCCTACGACAAGCTGGGCGAGAATGTAGTGACGGTGCGAAACGGACGGGTGGAAATTGCGGAAAACGGACAGACGCTTGCCGTGCTCACCGCCAATCGACAACTTAAATACCACTGTGCTGACAGTCATACAGAAATCACCGATGTTGACTGGCGCGATGCTGCCGGGTGGATGGAAGGACGACTTGTACTTAATGGCGTTGGAATAGAAGAATTGAAATTACGGTTACGCCAGCAATTTGGCGTAGAAGTAACCATCGAACAGCATGCTCTCGACGGTAAATACTTGCAAGGAGCCTTCGGGGCAGGATGCAGTCTAACGGAAGTCATGAATACAATAAGCGCAATTTATAACATACACTATACAAACGATGGAAGCAGGATTATCATAACGCCGTAG
- a CDS encoding sigma-70 family RNA polymerase sigma factor — protein sequence MERNDNMTDRELLERIAEKDSQSFKVLYDRYCNLLNGWASSRLNDREVASDVMQEFWAYIWLMPQNIRPDETDSVKRYLVQNVSFRILKYFHKQSVKFEIADDELVAGQISELSYTHVQEEMNAKEIQQLIDDVLQTLPILSRRIYELRCIKDLSVKETASKLGVAESTVRNGLSSVVSTLRNEVSLRYETSDSSDKLKALLALLICLLGK from the coding sequence GTGGAGAGGAATGATAACATGACCGACCGGGAATTATTGGAACGTATAGCAGAGAAAGATTCCCAATCTTTCAAAGTATTATATGACCGTTACTGCAATTTACTGAACGGATGGGCATCTTCCCGCCTGAACGATAGGGAAGTCGCTTCAGATGTAATGCAGGAATTTTGGGCATATATCTGGCTCATGCCACAAAATATACGCCCAGATGAAACTGATTCGGTCAAACGCTATTTAGTGCAAAACGTTTCTTTTCGCATCTTGAAGTACTTCCATAAGCAATCTGTGAAATTTGAAATTGCGGATGATGAATTGGTTGCCGGACAAATTTCGGAACTTTCTTATACTCATGTGCAGGAGGAAATGAATGCTAAAGAGATTCAGCAATTGATAGATGACGTTTTGCAAACTTTACCGATTCTTTCCCGCCGGATTTATGAGCTTCGCTGCATCAAAGACCTTTCCGTTAAAGAAACAGCCTCCAAACTCGGAGTGGCGGAAAGTACGGTACGCAACGGTTTATCTTCTGTGGTTTCTACTCTCCGCAATGAAGTGAGCCTACGTTACGAGACAAGTGACTCCTCCGATAAGTTGAAAGCCTTATTAGCTCTACTTATTTGCTTGCTTGGAAAATAA
- a CDS encoding winged helix-turn-helix transcriptional regulator, whose translation MKVEYSLTEADKKLIPIIDNLWQWVEKQSKSHNSFDRTIIFQASK comes from the coding sequence TTGAAAGTAGAATATTCTCTGACAGAGGCAGATAAAAAACTAATTCCAATCATTGATAATTTGTGGCAATGGGTCGAAAAGCAAAGTAAATCCCATAACTCATTCGACCGTACAATTATTTTCCAAGCAAGCAAATAA
- a CDS encoding RNA polymerase sigma factor, whose protein sequence is MKSIQEDFLKIVSNYQGIIHKVNLIYFRVIVDREDNFQEILLQLWKSFPQLKDRTKIGSWIYAVAINTSISKIRKDSKLVFQELTDSTPEMSLEDNADSFEVDVNFQNLIEALHQLNQIDRSIMLLYLEELDYNEIAEIMGITSTNVGVRINRSKKQLKKYLNK, encoded by the coding sequence ATGAAATCAATTCAAGAAGATTTTCTTAAGATCGTATCCAACTATCAAGGAATCATACATAAAGTAAATTTGATCTACTTTAGAGTCATTGTCGATAGAGAGGATAATTTTCAGGAAATTCTCCTTCAACTTTGGAAATCATTTCCGCAGTTGAAAGACAGGACAAAGATCGGATCGTGGATATATGCCGTTGCTATTAACACCTCCATATCTAAGATCAGAAAAGATAGCAAGCTCGTGTTTCAGGAGTTGACTGATTCAACTCCTGAAATGAGTTTGGAGGATAATGCAGATTCTTTTGAAGTCGATGTTAATTTTCAAAATCTTATTGAGGCATTACATCAACTCAATCAAATAGACCGTTCTATCATGCTACTTTATTTAGAAGAGCTAGATTATAATGAGATAGCAGAGATTATGGGCATTACCAGCACAAATGTTGGTGTTAGAATAAATCGCTCAAAAAAACAATTAAAGAAATACTTAAATAAATAG
- a CDS encoding efflux RND transporter permease subunit — MNIAKISVNRPTLVVVIFTVLLFLGFAGYKSLKYELMPPMTAPAFIVTVNYPGASPSEVENDLTKKMEEIISSIENIEHIQSTSYEGMAVIGVSMKMSANIDNAIQDAQRRINAARNTLPKGIFEPVISKIAMGDLPVIKIGVTANLSSTEFYDLLKHTIQPELSRINGVAEVSLSGGNEREIKVSLNPDKLKYNNLSSEQVLQAIQMSNMDVPVGKVKNKESEISIRLSGKFKNIGDIQNVVVSSDENETKVLLKDVAEVLDVEKESTVLNRTNGINSIGINIRKQTDANAVEVCQTITDKIAELEKEYEADKLKFNVAFNSSDFTEKAADSVIHDLVFAVILVALVMVVFLHGLRNAFIVMVAIPLSIISSFIGMYLLGYSLNIMTLLAMSLVIGILVDDAIVVLENIYRHMEMGKNRVQATLDGRSEISFTAIAITLVDVVVFLPIGLSTGFISSLIAPFALVVVITTLLSLFVAFTAIPLLASRFAKLEHLSQTKLTGRLFLWVENEINKFSNFIQKLLLKAMHHKIISFIAVIVMFIASVMLIPAGFVGTEAFGLGDAGECVIQIEMPKDATLKETNLKTLEIERILKSKPEIKSLFTTIGATSSGMRMRAGSTNLAEIDVKLVDKKFRNVSSGLYANQIKNELRTKVIGAKITAAVMNPLFGSTDDSPIQIIVKSSNPDSLAKYSALIQQLVKKTTGTSDIKSSLDNESNEISVDLDKKKMADLGLNMTTVGSVMSTAFSGNTDTKFADGSYEYDINVVFDEFNRRNLDDVAGLTFVNSANQQIKLSQFATIGYKKGYSILEQYDKNSSITIQSQVLGRPSGDVGDEIKEKIEAIKLPSDVSIHYAGDMEMQADGFGTLGFALLTAIFLVYLIMVALYESYLYPFVVLSTIPLAIIGAILGLALAKQTLNMFSMVGMIMLIGLVAKNAILIVDFTNHLKKQGKSTVEALVEATKVRLRPVLMTTSAMIIGLLPIALASGAASEWKNGIAWVLIGGLTSSMFLTLIIVPVVFLTMESMKTRISSWINKILRKNKQQIDTDIA, encoded by the coding sequence ATGAATATAGCAAAAATATCTGTAAACAGGCCAACATTGGTTGTGGTCATATTTACAGTTTTGTTATTTCTGGGTTTTGCAGGATATAAAAGCCTAAAATACGAACTAATGCCCCCAATGACGGCTCCTGCATTTATTGTTACAGTCAATTACCCCGGAGCTTCTCCTTCTGAAGTAGAAAACGACCTTACAAAAAAAATGGAAGAAATTATTTCCTCCATTGAGAATATTGAACACATCCAATCCACCTCCTATGAAGGGATGGCAGTAATCGGTGTGAGTATGAAAATGTCGGCAAATATCGATAATGCCATTCAGGATGCACAACGACGGATTAATGCCGCGCGAAACACTCTTCCCAAAGGAATCTTTGAGCCTGTTATTTCAAAAATTGCCATGGGTGATTTACCGGTTATAAAGATAGGTGTTACAGCAAACTTATCATCCACCGAATTTTATGATTTACTCAAACATACTATTCAACCGGAACTGTCGAGGATTAATGGGGTAGCCGAAGTATCGTTGTCTGGTGGAAATGAACGGGAGATAAAAGTTAGTTTAAATCCGGACAAACTTAAATATAATAATTTATCTTCCGAACAAGTTTTACAGGCAATTCAAATGTCCAACATGGATGTTCCCGTTGGCAAAGTAAAAAATAAAGAATCTGAAATAAGCATACGATTATCTGGAAAATTCAAAAACATTGGCGACATCCAAAATGTGGTAGTCAGTTCTGACGAAAACGAAACTAAAGTATTGTTGAAAGATGTTGCCGAAGTATTGGATGTGGAAAAAGAAAGTACTGTATTGAATCGAACCAACGGAATCAACTCCATTGGTATAAATATTCGAAAGCAAACCGATGCTAATGCCGTAGAAGTGTGTCAAACCATAACTGATAAAATTGCTGAATTGGAAAAAGAGTATGAAGCTGACAAACTTAAATTCAATGTAGCTTTTAATTCCTCTGATTTTACTGAAAAAGCTGCTGATTCTGTAATACACGACTTAGTATTTGCGGTCATACTGGTAGCTTTGGTTATGGTGGTATTTTTACACGGTTTGCGTAATGCTTTTATCGTGATGGTTGCTATTCCTTTATCCATTATTTCGTCATTTATTGGAATGTACTTGTTAGGATATAGTCTTAATATTATGACTCTGTTAGCTATGTCACTGGTAATCGGAATCTTAGTGGATGATGCAATTGTGGTATTGGAAAATATTTATCGCCACATGGAAATGGGTAAAAACCGAGTGCAGGCTACGTTGGATGGACGTTCGGAAATTAGTTTTACTGCCATAGCCATCACGTTGGTTGACGTAGTTGTTTTTCTTCCAATTGGCCTATCCACTGGTTTTATCTCTTCTCTGATTGCACCGTTCGCATTGGTGGTTGTAATTACAACTTTGCTAAGTCTTTTTGTTGCATTTACAGCCATTCCTCTCCTAGCCTCACGTTTTGCTAAGCTGGAACACTTGAGTCAAACAAAACTCACTGGTCGCTTATTTCTTTGGGTGGAGAACGAAATCAATAAGTTCTCTAATTTCATTCAGAAACTATTACTAAAGGCTATGCACCACAAAATCATTTCGTTCATTGCGGTTATAGTTATGTTTATTGCTTCTGTAATGCTAATACCGGCTGGTTTTGTAGGCACCGAAGCTTTTGGGCTCGGTGATGCAGGAGAATGCGTTATTCAGATAGAAATGCCCAAAGATGCCACTTTAAAGGAGACTAACTTGAAAACACTTGAAATAGAGCGTATATTGAAGTCAAAACCTGAAATCAAATCGCTATTTACAACTATTGGAGCAACAAGTAGCGGCATGAGAATGAGAGCTGGTAGTACAAATTTAGCAGAGATAGATGTCAAGTTAGTGGACAAAAAATTCCGGAATGTTTCTTCCGGTTTGTATGCCAACCAGATAAAAAATGAATTAAGAACTAAAGTTATAGGTGCAAAAATTACAGCTGCGGTAATGAATCCTTTATTCGGAAGCACCGATGATAGTCCTATTCAGATAATCGTTAAATCAAGTAATCCTGATTCTCTGGCTAAATATTCTGCTTTGATACAGCAATTGGTAAAAAAAACTACTGGAACTTCAGATATAAAATCCTCATTGGATAATGAAAGTAACGAGATATCAGTGGATTTGGACAAAAAGAAAATGGCTGATTTGGGGTTAAATATGACAACAGTTGGTTCCGTTATGTCAACAGCATTTAGCGGTAATACAGATACAAAATTTGCTGATGGTTCATATGAATACGATATTAATGTTGTCTTTGATGAATTTAATCGACGTAATTTGGATGATGTTGCTGGTCTGACATTTGTCAATTCGGCAAATCAGCAAATCAAACTGTCACAGTTCGCCACAATCGGTTACAAAAAAGGTTACTCTATATTGGAGCAGTACGATAAGAACTCTTCTATTACAATTCAGTCTCAAGTACTGGGGCGTCCTTCAGGGGATGTTGGTGACGAAATAAAAGAGAAGATTGAAGCAATTAAACTGCCTTCGGATGTATCGATTCACTATGCCGGTGATATGGAGATGCAGGCTGATGGTTTTGGGACACTAGGATTTGCCCTTCTTACCGCAATTTTCCTGGTGTACCTCATTATGGTTGCTTTATATGAATCGTACCTGTATCCATTTGTAGTGCTCTCTACCATTCCGTTAGCTATCATTGGAGCTATATTAGGATTAGCTTTAGCTAAACAAACATTAAACATGTTCAGTATGGTAGGTATGATAATGCTCATTGGACTGGTGGCAAAAAATGCAATTCTTATTGTTGATTTTACCAACCATTTGAAGAAACAAGGGAAAAGCACAGTAGAAGCGTTAGTCGAAGCCACAAAAGTAAGGTTGCGTCCCGTACTTATGACCACAAGCGCTATGATTATTGGACTATTACCTATTGCTTTAGCATCAGGTGCAGCTTCGGAATGGAAAAATGGGATAGCATGGGTACTTATCGGAGGACTTACCAGTTCCATGTTCCTTACACTCATAATTGTTCCTGTTGTATTCCTGACTATGGAAAGTATGAAAACAAGAATATCAAGCTGGATCAATAAAATACTCAGGAAAAATAAACAGCAAATTGATACTGATATTGCCTAA
- a CDS encoding efflux RND transporter periplasmic adaptor subunit, producing MKLKKNIKVISIIAVITIIAIVRLVANKKSFDSEQKLVSESSNVVPVITETVGTKSSDSSFSADGTFSSEKEVSVSSEISAKVINVNAEVGSRVHSGQILAVLDHSVISIQLQQAKANLHKLEKDLQRNITLAKTDGATEQQVEQSKQAVIDAQTTLASLQNQYDNAYIKAPFDGTITKRYIEKGGFLAQGSVVFDLSAMSRLRLIVKVTAEVIGDLKKGQKVNITADVFPDKSIDGTVYSINEKAGLSKRYEVEISVDNTINNQIKPGMFGKVLFTGKKYSKALVIPRVAIPGSIQDAEVYVVKGDSAVIRKISVASLNEKEVTVRRGLMEGDVIVVSGQINLSNGTKVKVIK from the coding sequence ATGAAACTCAAAAAAAACATTAAAGTTATCTCTATTATTGCCGTGATTACAATAATAGCAATTGTCCGACTTGTTGCGAACAAGAAAAGTTTTGACAGCGAACAAAAATTAGTGTCAGAATCCTCAAATGTTGTCCCCGTGATAACCGAAACAGTGGGCACTAAATCGTCCGACAGCAGTTTTTCTGCCGACGGTACTTTCTCGTCCGAAAAAGAAGTGTCTGTTTCGTCGGAGATCTCCGCCAAAGTGATTAACGTAAATGCCGAAGTCGGCAGCAGGGTTCACTCCGGGCAAATACTCGCTGTTTTAGACCATTCTGTTATATCGATTCAACTTCAACAAGCCAAAGCCAACCTTCATAAACTTGAAAAAGATTTGCAACGTAATATAACTTTAGCAAAGACCGACGGAGCTACTGAACAACAAGTAGAACAATCCAAACAAGCAGTTATTGATGCTCAGACAACATTAGCAAGCTTGCAAAATCAATACGATAATGCTTATATAAAAGCACCGTTTGATGGGACTATTACTAAACGTTATATCGAAAAAGGAGGTTTTCTTGCACAAGGGAGCGTGGTTTTTGATTTAAGTGCTATGTCACGCTTGCGATTGATTGTAAAGGTAACTGCTGAAGTAATCGGAGATTTGAAAAAAGGCCAAAAAGTCAATATTACAGCTGATGTTTTCCCCGATAAATCTATTGATGGAACCGTGTATTCGATAAATGAGAAAGCCGGACTGTCGAAACGATATGAAGTAGAAATTTCAGTAGATAATACGATAAATAATCAGATAAAGCCTGGCATGTTTGGCAAAGTATTATTCACTGGAAAAAAATATTCAAAAGCACTTGTGATTCCTCGTGTAGCTATTCCGGGAAGTATACAAGATGCTGAAGTGTATGTAGTAAAAGGTGATTCGGCGGTTATTAGAAAAATATCAGTAGCCTCACTCAACGAAAAAGAGGTGACCGTGAGAAGGGGTTTAATGGAAGGCGATGTTATTGTTGTTTCCGGCCAAATTAATCTGTCGAACGGCACGAAAGTAAAAGTAATTAAATAA
- a CDS encoding TolC family protein, giving the protein MKKFKKVLTFSLLIGLSLNLAAQKNVPIQLSMDRACHLAVDSNLQIINARIEIQKNRFQELEAKSKLYPTLNGYSDFNYYYAIPKMMMPGEMFGQTGEIPMEIGTKFDWSSGLKASVSLVNLSNLSAIKLAKSVQNMSKLTLEQKKEEILYQVHQVYYLCLSTSTQIVYLNKNMENTNHLLEILDSQNKNGIVRKIDYSKLTVTKNNLQTQIDNLQKLKSQQCNMLKFIVGLNKDCELELTDSLNVRDIQNYTQPNLVNRTEIMLIDDQIEISQLNKKSFSRMYLPELSASGQFYYQGQQNKFNYFEGKDKFFKVGFVGLSLNIPIFDGFEKQNKIRQYQLEITQLQNTKRNTLNGLWKDYANAREEYNNGLKTINRQRENIKVAEDNYNISLQQYKQQTLLLSDLILAENSLTEARLSYVDAVLQLKNAELELIKLNGELLK; this is encoded by the coding sequence ATGAAAAAGTTTAAAAAAGTACTCACTTTCAGTCTTTTAATTGGACTATCTCTGAATTTGGCTGCGCAAAAAAACGTACCGATTCAATTATCAATGGATCGTGCTTGCCATTTAGCTGTAGATAGCAATTTGCAAATTATTAATGCTCGTATTGAGATCCAGAAAAACCGATTTCAGGAATTAGAAGCAAAGAGTAAACTTTACCCTACTTTGAATGGATATAGCGATTTTAATTACTATTACGCTATTCCTAAAATGATGATGCCTGGTGAAATGTTTGGACAAACTGGAGAAATCCCCATGGAAATAGGAACAAAATTCGATTGGAGCAGTGGTCTTAAAGCATCTGTTTCTTTGGTGAATTTGAGCAACCTAAGTGCCATCAAACTTGCCAAAAGTGTGCAAAACATGAGTAAATTAACTTTGGAACAGAAAAAAGAGGAAATTTTATATCAAGTTCACCAAGTCTATTATCTGTGCCTGTCTACCAGTACCCAGATTGTGTATCTAAATAAGAATATGGAAAACACCAATCATTTATTGGAGATTCTTGATAGTCAAAATAAAAATGGAATTGTAAGAAAGATCGATTATTCTAAATTGACCGTGACGAAAAATAACCTCCAAACCCAAATTGACAACTTACAAAAACTCAAATCACAACAGTGTAATATGCTCAAATTTATTGTAGGATTGAACAAAGATTGTGAATTGGAGTTGACTGATTCATTAAACGTTCGTGATATTCAAAATTACACACAGCCTAATTTAGTCAACCGCACTGAGATTATGTTAATTGACGATCAAATAGAAATTAGTCAACTCAATAAAAAATCTTTCAGTCGAATGTATTTACCGGAACTGTCTGCTTCTGGTCAATTTTATTATCAGGGGCAACAAAATAAATTCAATTATTTCGAAGGTAAGGATAAGTTCTTCAAAGTTGGATTTGTCGGGCTGAGCCTGAATATACCCATTTTTGACGGATTTGAAAAACAGAATAAAATCAGGCAATATCAATTGGAGATCACTCAACTGCAAAATACAAAAAGGAATACACTTAATGGTTTGTGGAAAGATTATGCAAATGCTAGGGAAGAATATAATAACGGCTTGAAAACAATAAATCGCCAACGCGAGAATATCAAAGTAGCAGAAGATAATTACAATATCAGCCTTCAGCAATACAAACAACAGACACTTCTTTTATCCGATTTGATACTGGCTGAAAACTCACTTACAGAGGCTCGTTTATCTTATGTTGACGCAGTATTACAATTGAAAAATGCAGAATTGGAATTAATAAAATTGAATGGAGAATTACTAAAATAA
- a CDS encoding MFS transporter: MQLEKSKNKALGIVIAIVFLNSVGMTIVFPLLPFLVGEYLPESQVVVGMSLLMSVFAACTFLAAPIFGALSDRYGRKRILFISLLGSVVGYLLFGIGGSLWILFLGRIIDGLTAGNISTLFAYISDITKPEERTKWFGYIGGATGTGFIVGPALGGWLGAVSISLPFFVTAALILVSALSILAFLPESLSIEKRLKHISFKNINTLQGVNQSLQSVYRVIIPLGAAAIYVYSPAILYIVAAAIAMGALLMFVNLNPKTVTA; this comes from the coding sequence ATGCAGTTAGAAAAATCAAAAAATAAGGCGTTGGGCATAGTGATAGCTATTGTATTCCTGAACTCGGTAGGTATGACTATTGTATTTCCTTTATTGCCATTTTTAGTGGGAGAATATCTTCCTGAGTCACAGGTTGTGGTAGGAATGAGTCTTTTAATGTCCGTTTTTGCGGCTTGTACATTTTTAGCAGCTCCGATATTCGGTGCTTTGAGTGACCGTTACGGACGAAAGAGAATTTTATTCATCAGTCTCTTGGGTTCGGTAGTTGGTTATCTCCTTTTTGGAATTGGCGGATCTTTGTGGATACTGTTTCTTGGTCGCATTATCGATGGTCTTACAGCTGGAAACATTAGTACTCTTTTTGCTTATATATCCGACATTACAAAACCTGAAGAACGCACGAAGTGGTTTGGATATATTGGTGGAGCAACAGGTACCGGGTTTATTGTTGGACCTGCGCTCGGTGGATGGTTAGGCGCGGTTTCAATCTCACTGCCATTTTTTGTAACAGCCGCATTAATTCTTGTCTCGGCATTGTCAATTCTTGCTTTTCTTCCCGAGTCGCTTTCTATTGAGAAACGGTTGAAACATATCTCATTCAAAAATATAAATACATTACAAGGTGTAAATCAATCACTCCAGTCGGTTTATCGAGTCATTATTCCGCTTGGAGCTGCAGCTATTTACGTATATAGTCCGGCAATACTTTATATCGTTGCGGCAGCTATTGCTATGGGGGCATTATTAATGTTTGTAAATCTCAATCCAAAAACTGTCACAGCCTGA
- a CDS encoding sigma-70 family RNA polymerase sigma factor: MKKTKPIINKSNQKDVGSLIKEYHPQLKSFVNKHVDNKMDAEDILQDVFYQLIKTVEDTFNPIEHVSAWLYKVARNAIINRGKKKKEEEFPMYQNNEAEDSILKDFSKVLFNNEISPSPEMEYLKSLVWQELESALSELPSEQREVFELTEMDGIPVKEISLATGISVNTLLSRKHYAVLHLRRKMADLYDAIIYS; the protein is encoded by the coding sequence ATGAAAAAAACGAAACCGATAATCAATAAAAGCAACCAGAAAGATGTTGGAAGCCTAATTAAGGAATATCACCCCCAATTGAAATCGTTTGTTAATAAACATGTTGACAATAAAATGGATGCTGAGGATATTCTTCAAGATGTCTTTTACCAGCTGATTAAAACAGTTGAAGACACTTTTAACCCAATAGAGCATGTATCTGCATGGCTTTACAAAGTAGCTCGTAACGCAATAATTAATCGTGGAAAGAAGAAAAAAGAAGAAGAGTTTCCAATGTATCAGAATAATGAAGCTGAAGACAGTATATTGAAAGACTTTTCTAAAGTGTTGTTCAATAATGAAATCTCACCTTCACCTGAGATGGAATATCTCAAATCACTTGTTTGGCAGGAGCTTGAATCAGCACTTTCGGAGCTTCCATCAGAACAACGTGAGGTATTTGAATTGACTGAAATGGACGGTATTCCGGTTAAGGAAATATCTCTTGCAACAGGTATTTCAGTCAATACGCTACTATCGAGAAAACATTATGCTGTTTTACATCTTCGTAGAAAAATGGCAGATTTATACGATGCAATTATTTATTCGTGA
- a CDS encoding RluA family pseudouridine synthase: MIPNKKKEKKERPVARAKSKFTVFPVKEAGELMDFLMKIMSGISRTTAKSLLSKRQVLVDNVITTQYNFMLKQGMKVQVSKEKGQKEFNSSVLKIVYEDAYLLVVNKREGLLSMGTDAQKDRTAHTILNEYVQRSGKQNRVYIVHRLDKDTSGLMVFAKDEKTKFTLQDYWDEIVKDRRYVAVVSGELEKDNGTITSWLKDNKVYVTYSSMTNNGGEKAITHYKVIKRANNYTLVELELETGKKNQIRVHMQDMQHPVLGDIKYGNGIDPLGRLALHAFKLHFHHPITGDLMKFETPYPAAFKKLMLKVKEEKTAIEE, from the coding sequence ATGATCCCTAACAAGAAAAAAGAAAAGAAAGAAAGACCTGTAGCTCGTGCCAAATCAAAATTCACGGTATTTCCGGTGAAAGAAGCGGGAGAGCTGATGGATTTTCTAATGAAGATAATGTCGGGCATTAGCCGCACGACAGCGAAATCATTGTTGTCGAAGAGACAGGTATTGGTAGATAATGTTATAACTACTCAATATAACTTTATGCTGAAGCAAGGCATGAAAGTACAAGTAAGCAAAGAGAAAGGCCAAAAGGAATTTAACAGTAGTGTGCTGAAGATTGTATACGAAGATGCTTATTTGTTGGTAGTCAACAAGCGTGAAGGTCTTCTTTCGATGGGTACCGATGCACAAAAAGATCGCACGGCTCACACGATATTGAACGAGTATGTGCAACGTTCGGGCAAACAGAACCGAGTGTACATTGTGCACCGACTAGATAAAGATACATCGGGACTAATGGTATTTGCTAAAGATGAAAAGACAAAGTTCACCTTGCAAGACTATTGGGATGAAATAGTGAAAGATCGTCGCTACGTGGCTGTTGTTTCAGGAGAACTGGAGAAAGATAACGGTACCATTACTTCATGGTTAAAAGACAACAAAGTCTATGTAACCTACTCGAGCATGACCAATAATGGTGGCGAAAAAGCTATCACCCACTACAAAGTCATTAAGCGGGCCAACAATTATACGTTGGTGGAGTTGGAATTGGAAACGGGCAAGAAGAATCAAATACGTGTGCACATGCAAGATATGCAACACCCGGTGTTAGGCGACATTAAGTATGGCAATGGCATCGATCCACTAGGTCGACTAGCGTTGCATGCTTTTAAATTGCATTTTCATCACCCCATTACGGGCGATTTAATGAAGTTTGAAACGCCCTACCCTGCTGCTTTTAAGAAACTTATGCTAAAGGTAAAAGAAGAGAAAACAGCAATAGAAGAGTAA